The Carnobacterium mobile DSM 4848 genome includes a window with the following:
- a CDS encoding tRNA1(Val) (adenine(37)-N6)-methyltransferase: MDQWLQEDERIDYLLSHQLKIIQSPTVFSFSLDAVLLGDFAQVPRHDRATIVDLCAGNGVVGLLLSQKTKSPIVGIELQKRLAGMAERSIQLNGLENQLTMIHGNLNQATNWIKKDSVDVVTCNPPYFINKGTSVKNPNSHLAIARHELHTNLDEVMKETSGLLKMNGKAYFVHRPDRLLEILTTMKKHRLAPKKMRLVYPKVGKEANTLLIEGIKDGKDTGFRVLPPLFVYGEDNRYLPEVSEMLYGKNN, translated from the coding sequence GTGGACCAATGGTTACAAGAAGACGAACGTATTGATTATTTATTAAGCCACCAATTAAAAATTATCCAGAGCCCGACCGTCTTTTCTTTTTCATTGGACGCAGTATTGCTAGGAGATTTTGCACAAGTGCCGCGACATGATCGAGCGACCATCGTAGATTTATGTGCAGGCAATGGTGTGGTGGGACTGCTACTGAGCCAGAAAACGAAAAGCCCTATCGTCGGTATTGAATTACAAAAACGGCTGGCGGGAATGGCCGAGCGCAGCATCCAGTTAAATGGTTTAGAAAATCAGTTAACCATGATTCACGGCAATTTAAACCAAGCGACCAATTGGATTAAAAAAGATTCCGTCGATGTGGTGACGTGTAACCCACCTTACTTCATCAACAAAGGGACCAGCGTAAAAAACCCGAATTCTCATTTAGCGATTGCTCGCCATGAATTGCACACAAATTTGGATGAAGTAATGAAAGAGACTAGCGGACTGTTGAAAATGAACGGCAAAGCGTATTTTGTCCACCGTCCGGATCGTTTACTCGAAATTTTGACCACTATGAAGAAACACCGCTTAGCTCCTAAAAAAATGCGCTTGGTTTATCCTAAAGTCGGAAAAGAAGCGAACACATTATTGATCGAAGGCATTAAAGATGGCAAAGATACCGGTTTTCGGGTTTTACCGCCGCTTTTTGTCTATGGTGAGGACAACCGGTATTTGCCTGAAGTGAGTGAGATGCTCTATGGCAAAAACAATTAG
- the recR gene encoding recombination mediator RecR, translating to MYPEPITKLMDSYMKLPGIGAKTAARLAFFTINMKEDDVTDFAKALISAKRDLNYCSICGHITEEDPCSICQDKTRDRSIILVVEDPKDVMSLEKMREYHGLYHVLHGVLSPIEGTGPEDINIPSLIKRLQSDEVTEVIIATNATAEGEATAMYLSRLIRPAGIKVTRLAHGLSVGSDIEYADEITLLKAVEGRREIE from the coding sequence TTGTATCCTGAACCGATAACAAAATTAATGGATAGTTATATGAAACTTCCTGGAATTGGCGCTAAAACTGCTGCTCGTCTAGCTTTTTTTACGATCAATATGAAAGAAGACGATGTGACAGACTTTGCTAAAGCATTGATCAGTGCTAAAAGGGATTTAAATTACTGCTCAATCTGCGGGCATATCACAGAAGAAGATCCTTGTTCGATTTGTCAGGATAAAACGCGAGACCGCAGTATAATTTTAGTAGTAGAAGATCCTAAAGATGTGATGTCACTAGAAAAAATGCGGGAATATCACGGGTTGTACCATGTTTTACATGGTGTTCTTTCTCCAATAGAAGGAACAGGACCTGAAGATATCAATATTCCGAGCTTGATCAAACGATTGCAGTCAGATGAGGTCACGGAAGTCATTATCGCAACCAACGCTACAGCTGAAGGAGAGGCTACAGCGATGTATTTATCACGGCTGATCAGACCAGCAGGAATCAAAGTCACTCGCTTAGCGCATGGACTTTCAGTAGGCAGTGATATCGAATATGCAGACGAAATCACTTTGCTTAAAGCAGTTGAAGGTCGGCGGGAAATAGAATAA
- a CDS encoding NAD(P)H-quinone oxidoreductase, producing the protein MKAVSIKQPGGVEQMEIQERDKPIPKVGELLVEVHAAALNRTDIVTRSNPSLAEPYPVLGVEIAGVVVENRGNGEKYKTGTRVAGLVNHGGYAEYAVLPANRAILLPENMSFEQGAAIPEVFLTAYQTLYWLGELKTTETVLIHAGASGVGTAAIQMAKHLTQARVIATAGSAEKLAVCQTLGADKTINYKEENFAEEVLNYTDQAGVDVILDFIGASYWENNLKSIKTDGRWVLIGTLGGATVKEVDLAALLAKRITLKATLLTPRSDEYKAELTQEFLKIALPYFKHDTIRPIVDTTFQLEEVIQAHQYMEANKNIGKIILKVRA; encoded by the coding sequence ATGAAAGCAGTCAGTATTAAACAGCCGGGTGGAGTCGAACAAATGGAGATTCAAGAACGCGATAAGCCGATTCCAAAAGTAGGCGAGTTATTAGTAGAGGTACATGCAGCAGCGTTGAATCGAACGGATATAGTAACACGTTCGAATCCCAGTCTAGCTGAACCGTATCCCGTTTTGGGTGTGGAAATTGCCGGTGTAGTTGTCGAAAATCGCGGAAATGGTGAAAAGTATAAGACGGGAACCAGAGTAGCTGGTCTAGTAAACCACGGCGGCTATGCAGAATATGCCGTTTTGCCAGCAAATCGTGCGATTCTTTTACCAGAAAATATGAGCTTTGAACAAGGAGCCGCTATCCCAGAAGTTTTCTTAACGGCATACCAAACCTTGTATTGGCTAGGAGAGTTAAAAACAACTGAGACCGTTTTGATCCATGCAGGTGCCAGCGGTGTAGGAACAGCTGCTATTCAAATGGCGAAACATTTAACCCAAGCTCGGGTTATTGCAACTGCTGGTTCAGCCGAAAAATTAGCCGTTTGCCAAACGTTAGGAGCAGATAAAACCATCAATTACAAAGAAGAAAACTTTGCTGAAGAAGTGCTTAATTATACCGATCAAGCCGGTGTGGATGTCATTCTTGATTTTATTGGAGCTTCTTATTGGGAGAACAATCTAAAAAGCATCAAAACAGATGGCCGCTGGGTATTGATAGGAACACTAGGTGGGGCAACTGTTAAAGAAGTAGATTTGGCAGCGTTGCTAGCAAAACGGATTACCTTAAAAGCTACCTTATTAACACCGCGCAGCGATGAATATAAAGCAGAACTAACGCAAGAGTTTCTCAAGATTGCCTTGCCGTATTTTAAACATGACACCATCCGTCCGATTGTTGACACTACTTTTCAATTAGAAGAGGTCATCCAAGCTCACCAGTACATGGAAGCTAATAAAAACATCGGAAAAATCATTTTGAAGGTTCGGGCTTAA
- the mscL gene encoding large conductance mechanosensitive channel protein MscL, which yields MKNFIEEFKEFAFKGNVLDLAVGVVIGSAFTAIVTSLVEDIIMPVVGIVIGGHDISNLSLKIGNTTLAYGAFLQAIINFLLIAFVVFMFIKIINTAAAKFKKETGEVGEEVEIPAAEQYLKEIRDLLAKENASLEE from the coding sequence ATGAAAAATTTTATAGAAGAATTTAAAGAATTTGCTTTTAAAGGAAATGTACTCGACTTAGCTGTTGGGGTCGTCATCGGGTCTGCATTTACAGCGATTGTAACCTCTCTCGTTGAAGATATCATTATGCCCGTAGTTGGGATAGTTATCGGCGGCCATGACATTTCTAATTTATCTTTAAAAATCGGAAATACCACATTAGCTTATGGTGCCTTTTTACAAGCCATTATTAATTTCTTGCTGATTGCCTTTGTTGTTTTTATGTTTATCAAAATTATTAATACTGCAGCTGCTAAGTTTAAAAAAGAAACAGGTGAAGTCGGCGAGGAAGTGGAAATACCTGCTGCTGAACAATACTTAAAAGAAATTCGCGACTTATTGGCAAAAGAAAATGCCTCACTAGAAGAATAA
- a CDS encoding DNA replication initiation control protein YabA, with protein MDKKTLYDSFTKLEQDTDATLHQISDLKSEVEALVEENATLRIENQHLRDRLSDLEKLQRSNEEIVEPEMSKSRLNLEKLYEDGFHVCNVFYGSRRMDDEPCAFCLDVIYGDRR; from the coding sequence ATGGATAAAAAAACTTTATATGATAGCTTTACGAAGTTAGAACAAGATACCGATGCTACTCTGCATCAAATATCCGATTTAAAAAGCGAAGTTGAAGCACTCGTTGAAGAAAATGCCACTCTTCGAATTGAAAACCAGCATCTCAGAGATCGGTTAAGTGATCTTGAAAAGCTACAACGTTCAAATGAAGAAATCGTGGAACCTGAGATGAGTAAGTCACGTTTGAATTTGGAAAAGCTATATGAAGATGGATTTCATGTTTGTAATGTCTTTTATGGTTCACGCCGTATGGATGATGAGCCTTGTGCTTTTTGCTTAGACGTTATTTACGGCGATCGAAGATAA
- a CDS encoding MFS transporter: protein MEQQTATGNPTMSGYQKKVLASSAVGYGLENMDIMFLSFSLSSIIADLQLNSAAAGLISTVTNLGMLLGGVLFGVLADKHGRIKMFSYTVYIFAFATAAMYFANNIYLIYFCRFLVGVGAGGEYGIGMALVAEVFSRKKMGAMTSIVTISGQFGSILAAILAALIIPTLGWNTLFLFGLVPVVMAVLVRKHLDETDEWKQAQKETDGPSTSIKELFKTPKLTRLTVSLMIMATVQIAGYFGLMNWLPSILQESLGLSVSDSSIWMISTIIGMSIGMLLFGRILDKLGARTAYALFLIASAASVFLFVTATSEWTLLLGGAVVGFFANGMFAGYGAIVGRLYPTHIRSTANNVILNVGRAVGGFSSVAIGLILDHYNLFAVMLFLSALYLISFVIMMSIKGLKKEHYQNPDYSVE, encoded by the coding sequence ATGGAACAACAAACGGCAACTGGTAATCCAACCATGTCAGGCTACCAAAAGAAAGTATTGGCTTCATCAGCAGTAGGATACGGATTAGAAAATATGGACATTATGTTCTTATCTTTTTCATTATCTTCTATCATTGCGGATTTGCAGCTCAATAGTGCGGCAGCAGGACTCATCTCAACGGTGACTAATTTAGGGATGCTACTAGGGGGCGTTTTATTTGGTGTATTAGCCGATAAACATGGTCGAATCAAAATGTTCAGCTACACTGTTTATATATTTGCTTTCGCCACAGCGGCTATGTACTTTGCAAACAACATCTACTTAATTTACTTCTGCCGATTTTTAGTGGGAGTAGGAGCAGGCGGCGAATACGGAATCGGTATGGCTCTGGTTGCTGAAGTATTTTCTAGAAAGAAAATGGGAGCGATGACGTCAATCGTCACAATTTCTGGACAATTCGGCTCTATTTTAGCAGCAATCTTAGCGGCACTTATCATCCCAACACTCGGATGGAACACATTATTCTTATTTGGTCTCGTGCCGGTCGTTATGGCTGTTTTGGTGCGCAAGCATTTGGATGAAACAGATGAATGGAAACAAGCACAAAAAGAAACGGACGGTCCTTCGACATCGATCAAAGAATTATTTAAAACCCCTAAGTTAACGCGCTTGACGGTTTCCTTGATGATCATGGCCACCGTTCAAATTGCCGGTTACTTTGGTTTAATGAATTGGCTGCCATCGATTTTACAAGAAAGCTTAGGATTATCGGTTTCAGACTCATCAATTTGGATGATTTCAACAATTATTGGTATGAGTATTGGCATGCTGCTATTTGGCCGTATCTTGGATAAATTAGGTGCCCGGACAGCTTATGCGCTGTTCTTAATCGCTTCAGCAGCTTCAGTCTTTTTGTTTGTCACAGCGACTAGCGAATGGACATTGTTGTTAGGAGGAGCGGTCGTCGGCTTTTTTGCAAATGGAATGTTTGCAGGGTATGGAGCAATCGTCGGCAGACTTTATCCAACTCACATACGTTCAACAGCTAATAATGTCATTTTGAATGTAGGCCGTGCAGTTGGCGGATTTTCATCTGTCGCGATTGGCCTCATTCTAGATCATTACAATTTGTTTGCGGTTATGTTGTTCTTATCTGCACTCTATTTAATCAGTTTTGTGATCATGATGAGCATCAAAGGCTTGAAAAAAGAACATTACCAAAATCCAGATTATAGTGTCGAATAA
- the holB gene encoding DNA polymerase III subunit delta': MKITENLKWIQPVVYRQLQQTVKKKQLAHAYLFEGVSGTGKKEMALWVAASLFCQHPVEGLPCEECLSCRRVLQQQHPDVTEIAPDGLSIKVEQVRDLKAEFSKSGVEGQQKVFIIEDAEKMTVGAANSLLKFLEEPNGKAIAFLLTTAKQRILPTILSRCQLIHFQPLSKKKLLAELENKELPASQSALLVHLTNSLDTAVKMSQDEWFNEARQIIWKWFVLISRNEAQSFVFVQTDIMPHFKEREQYLLAIDLLLLAYRDGLMLHYEAVDLLAYPQYRETIEKTANQTGGKTLTKTLEIILSSRKKLESNVNAQGVLEQLDLLLMQR, from the coding sequence ATGAAAATAACTGAAAATCTAAAATGGATTCAACCGGTTGTTTATAGGCAATTGCAGCAGACTGTGAAGAAAAAACAGTTGGCGCATGCCTATCTTTTTGAAGGAGTCTCAGGAACAGGAAAAAAAGAGATGGCATTATGGGTAGCTGCTTCTCTTTTTTGCCAGCATCCAGTAGAGGGGTTACCCTGTGAGGAATGTCTTTCTTGTCGGCGAGTCTTACAACAGCAGCATCCCGACGTAACAGAAATTGCTCCTGACGGTTTATCCATCAAAGTGGAACAAGTCCGGGACCTGAAAGCTGAATTCTCAAAAAGTGGAGTAGAAGGGCAGCAAAAAGTGTTTATCATAGAAGATGCTGAAAAAATGACTGTCGGTGCAGCGAATAGTCTTTTGAAGTTTTTAGAAGAACCTAATGGAAAAGCCATCGCATTTCTATTAACAACAGCGAAACAACGAATCTTGCCAACGATTTTATCTCGTTGTCAACTCATTCACTTTCAACCGCTCTCCAAGAAAAAATTATTAGCAGAATTAGAGAATAAAGAATTGCCGGCTAGCCAGTCAGCGCTACTGGTACATCTGACCAATAGTTTGGATACGGCGGTTAAGATGAGCCAAGATGAATGGTTTAATGAAGCCAGACAAATTATTTGGAAATGGTTTGTTTTGATCTCAAGAAATGAAGCGCAGAGTTTTGTCTTTGTCCAAACTGATATTATGCCTCACTTTAAAGAAAGAGAACAGTATTTGCTGGCCATTGATTTATTGTTGTTGGCTTATCGTGATGGATTAATGCTGCACTATGAGGCTGTTGATTTGCTGGCTTATCCGCAATACCGGGAAACAATTGAAAAAACAGCCAATCAAACCGGAGGAAAAACGTTAACCAAAACTCTTGAGATTATCTTATCAAGCAGGAAAAAACTAGAAAGCAATGTCAATGCACAAGGAGTTCTTGAGCAATTAGATTTATTACTGATGCAGCGTTAA
- a CDS encoding cyclic-di-AMP receptor, translating to MKLIIAMVQDKDSNRLSNEFVDSGIRATKSSTTGGFLRAGNTTFIIGIDDERVSEVLNIIRENCQSREQFMTPPVSLDVSMETNMPYPVEVQVGGATVFVMPVEQFEQY from the coding sequence ATGAAATTAATTATTGCTATGGTACAAGACAAAGATAGTAACCGTTTATCAAATGAATTTGTAGATTCTGGAATTCGAGCAACAAAATCATCGACTACCGGCGGATTTTTAAGAGCAGGAAATACGACATTTATCATCGGGATCGATGATGAACGAGTGTCTGAAGTATTAAATATTATCCGTGAAAACTGTCAGTCAAGAGAGCAATTTATGACACCGCCCGTCAGTTTAGACGTGTCTATGGAAACGAATATGCCTTATCCGGTAGAAGTTCAAGTAGGCGGCGCAACCGTATTTGTTATGCCGGTTGAGCAGTTTGAACAATATTAA
- the rsmI gene encoding 16S rRNA (cytidine(1402)-2'-O)-methyltransferase: protein MQSQKSFEKENRGMLYLVPTPIGNLEDMTIRGIRILKEVDLIASEDTRNTQKLLNHFEIKTSQISFHEHNTQERIVQLLEKMHEGVTIAQVSDAGMPSISDPGHELVVDCIEAGIPVVPLPGANAGLTALIASGIAPQPFYFYGFLPRKKKEQIQELKELNQRPETLILYESPHRLKEVLKNMVSVFGEERRIVCCRELTKRYEEFIRGTIAEALEWATTSEVRGEFCLIIEGNSAASLIAEADTSWSSMTLSEHVNAVIDERGLTSKEAIKEVAKLRDIKKQEVYAAYHEL, encoded by the coding sequence ATGCAGAGTCAAAAGAGTTTTGAAAAAGAAAACAGAGGCATGTTGTATCTGGTGCCCACTCCTATTGGAAATTTGGAAGATATGACGATCCGCGGCATTCGGATACTGAAAGAAGTTGATCTTATCGCTTCTGAAGATACACGCAATACCCAGAAGTTGTTAAATCACTTTGAAATCAAAACGTCGCAGATCAGTTTTCATGAACACAATACCCAAGAACGCATTGTGCAGCTCCTCGAAAAAATGCACGAAGGAGTGACAATTGCACAAGTCAGTGATGCAGGGATGCCTTCCATCAGTGATCCCGGGCATGAATTAGTGGTAGATTGTATTGAAGCTGGGATACCCGTTGTTCCATTACCTGGAGCAAATGCCGGATTGACCGCTTTGATCGCTTCAGGAATTGCTCCGCAGCCTTTTTATTTTTATGGGTTTTTACCGCGCAAGAAAAAAGAACAGATTCAAGAATTGAAAGAATTAAATCAGCGGCCAGAGACCTTGATTTTATATGAATCGCCTCATCGTTTAAAAGAAGTGTTAAAAAATATGGTAAGTGTTTTTGGGGAAGAACGAAGAATCGTTTGCTGCCGTGAATTAACCAAACGCTATGAAGAGTTTATCCGTGGTACGATAGCGGAAGCTTTGGAATGGGCAACCACTTCAGAAGTACGCGGCGAATTTTGTTTGATCATTGAAGGCAACAGCGCAGCTTCTTTAATCGCTGAAGCGGATACCTCATGGAGCTCAATGACTCTTTCAGAGCATGTTAACGCAGTGATCGACGAACGAGGGCTTACCAGCAAAGAAGCAATCAAAGAGGTAGCTAAATTAAGAGACATAAAAAAACAAGAGGTTTATGCTGCTTATCATGAGCTTTAA
- a CDS encoding YaaL family protein, with the protein MLFKKKPSLRNQYDASLLKLMAQTKRDWEYAKKIEQSVFEKDSLLYSQTKLAEVKYFYLFKEARNRDIKGDTTAL; encoded by the coding sequence GTGCTGTTCAAAAAGAAACCAAGTTTACGCAATCAATACGATGCATCCTTATTAAAATTAATGGCACAAACCAAAAGAGACTGGGAATATGCAAAAAAAATTGAGCAATCTGTTTTTGAAAAAGACAGCTTACTTTATTCGCAGACTAAGCTGGCAGAAGTTAAGTATTTTTATTTATTTAAAGAAGCTCGCAATCGAGACATTAAAGGGGATACAACCGCCCTATGA
- a CDS encoding YbaB/EbfC family nucleoid-associated protein yields the protein MRGMGNMQGMMKQMQKMQKEMVKAQEALNEKEFFGTTNGDLVTVTMTGDRKMKHISINPEAVDPEDVEMLEDLIVLASNDALAKVEAETEATMGKYAKNIPGM from the coding sequence ATGCGTGGAATGGGAAATATGCAAGGTATGATGAAACAAATGCAAAAAATGCAAAAAGAAATGGTGAAAGCACAAGAAGCACTAAATGAAAAAGAATTTTTTGGAACGACTAATGGAGACTTAGTAACAGTAACCATGACAGGTGACCGCAAAATGAAACACATTTCAATTAATCCGGAAGCAGTAGATCCAGAAGATGTTGAAATGCTGGAAGATTTAATCGTCTTAGCTTCAAATGATGCACTGGCAAAAGTAGAAGCTGAAACGGAAGCAACGATGGGTAAATACGCCAAAAATATCCCTGGCATGTAA
- a CDS encoding 1,4-dihydroxy-2-naphthoate polyprenyltransferase, giving the protein MNFKAIIKLAQLYSTTASIFPVLVGLLYSWYHYQELNAVNSLVLFVAVVLFHAAVNTRDEYLDYETASNKKDPSAQEMTIGKENLSMPAVKRVYSITGIISALLGIYLVTQTSMALLYMGLICFLIGILYTAGPLPISSTPFGEAFSGIAMGFGIYFITVYVNAFNVMALDGPTFGKIFLAALPMVIVVTNIMLANNICDLEEDIEDKRFTLPYYIGKPKSLVLFKWLYILAYVSLIVSVFIGVYPKMVLLALLSIPLEKKNTDKFLAVQVKSQTFMYAVQNSAIIPVFLIVAFGLGILLHF; this is encoded by the coding sequence ATGAACTTTAAGGCAATTATTAAACTAGCCCAATTGTATTCTACTACTGCCAGTATATTTCCGGTGTTGGTTGGGCTTTTATACAGTTGGTACCATTATCAAGAATTGAATGCAGTGAATTCGCTCGTTTTATTTGTCGCTGTTGTGTTATTTCATGCGGCAGTTAATACACGAGACGAGTATTTAGACTATGAGACAGCTAGCAATAAAAAGGATCCAAGCGCACAAGAAATGACGATCGGTAAGGAAAATCTTTCTATGCCGGCGGTCAAAAGGGTTTACTCGATTACAGGAATCATTTCAGCTTTATTAGGAATCTACTTAGTGACTCAAACCAGTATGGCATTGCTTTATATGGGACTTATTTGCTTTTTGATTGGGATTTTATATACTGCGGGTCCACTGCCGATTTCAAGTACGCCATTCGGCGAAGCTTTTTCAGGTATTGCAATGGGCTTTGGGATCTATTTTATTACGGTTTACGTCAATGCATTCAATGTTATGGCTCTTGATGGTCCAACGTTTGGAAAAATTTTCTTAGCGGCCTTGCCGATGGTTATTGTTGTTACAAATATTATGTTGGCGAATAACATTTGCGACTTGGAAGAAGATATTGAAGATAAGCGGTTTACGTTGCCTTATTATATTGGAAAACCAAAATCGCTTGTTTTGTTCAAGTGGCTTTACATTTTAGCTTATGTTTCATTGATTGTTTCAGTTTTTATCGGTGTTTACCCAAAAATGGTTCTGCTAGCTTTACTCTCTATTCCATTGGAGAAAAAGAATACAGATAAATTTTTGGCTGTTCAAGTAAAATCTCAAACCTTTATGTACGCTGTTCAGAATTCTGCTATTATTCCGGTTTTTCTGATCGTTGCCTTCGGATTGGGGATTTTATTGCATTTTTAA
- the tmk gene encoding dTMP kinase — MKGTFITIEGPDGAGKTSVIQALLPKLENALKQRIVATREPGGSRIAEEIRELILNPENTEMDVRTEALLYAAGRRQHLVEKIIPALEAGEIVICDRFVDSSLAYQGVARGIGVEQVAAINQFATDGLTPDMTLYLDVEADVGLARINQNKVNRQFDRLDQEDLSFHQQVRSAYLDLLKQNPERMLLIDASQELEQVVSDSYNKILEKLAYE, encoded by the coding sequence TTGAAAGGAACATTTATTACGATTGAAGGTCCGGATGGCGCCGGAAAAACGAGTGTGATCCAAGCTTTATTGCCTAAGCTTGAAAATGCTTTAAAACAAAGAATTGTGGCAACAAGAGAGCCTGGCGGCAGTCGAATTGCTGAAGAAATTCGCGAGCTGATTTTAAACCCTGAAAATACCGAAATGGATGTACGAACTGAAGCTTTATTATATGCAGCAGGAAGAAGACAGCATTTGGTTGAAAAAATTATTCCTGCTTTAGAAGCTGGGGAAATAGTGATTTGTGATCGTTTTGTAGATAGCTCTTTAGCCTATCAAGGAGTGGCACGAGGCATCGGTGTAGAACAAGTAGCAGCTATCAATCAATTTGCAACAGATGGTCTTACGCCTGATATGACGCTTTATTTAGATGTAGAAGCAGATGTCGGACTTGCCCGTATCAATCAAAATAAAGTGAATCGACAATTTGACCGATTGGATCAAGAAGATCTGAGTTTCCACCAACAGGTTCGTTCAGCTTATTTAGACTTGTTGAAACAGAATCCAGAGCGCATGCTTTTGATCGATGCCAGTCAAGAATTAGAACAAGTAGTCAGCGACAGTTACAATAAGATACTGGAAAAGTTAGCGTACGAATAA